In a genomic window of Vigna angularis cultivar LongXiaoDou No.4 chromosome 6, ASM1680809v1, whole genome shotgun sequence:
- the LOC128197537 gene encoding uncharacterized protein LOC128197537, with amino-acid sequence MENQVEVQEGMKADIQQLKEQMRQVLKTLDALQDPECLCTQRSQQGAPEARTFPSYGLPPNYTPPSGVDSRHLDTQKAEGNAAEVEDEPGATTFTIPGQTIQPGIESTIMKKQLETKSPSSVITPADFKDDKSILEVLEKRLRAVEGEGSFECGDAKKLCLVPDVVIPPKFRLPEFEKYRGNTCPRGHISMYCRKMAA; translated from the coding sequence atggagaaccaagtaGAAGTTCAAGAGGGAATGAAAGCCGATATCCAAcagctgaaggaacaaatgagacaAGTCCTAAAGACCCTGGATGCCTTACAAGATCCTGAATGTTTATGCACGCAACGATCACAACAAGGAGCTCCAGAAGCACGaactttcccttcctatggtcttcCCCCGAATTATACTCCACCCTCAGGAGTGGACTCGAGACATCTTGACACTCAAAAGGCCGAAGGTAATGCAGCTGAAGTAGAAGACGAGCCTGGGGCAACCACTTTCACAATTCCTGGGCAGACGATCCAACCAGGTATTGAGAGCACGATAATGAAAAAACAACTTGAGACGAAGTCTCCATCTTCTGTCATTACACCAGCAGATTTTAAGGATGATAAGAGCATATTAGAAGTCCTTGAAAAAAGGTTGAGAGCCGTAGAGGGTGAAGGAAGTTTTGAATGTGGAGATGCTAAAAAACTATGTTTAGTTCCTGATGTGGTGATACCTCCAAAGTTCAGGCTGCCAGAGTTCGAGAAATATCGGGGAAATACTTGCCCGAGGGGCCATATAAGCATGTACTGCAGGAAAATGGCAGCTTAG